One genomic region from Caldisericia bacterium encodes:
- the coaE gene encoding dephospho-CoA kinase (Dephospho-CoA kinase (CoaE) performs the final step in coenzyme A biosynthesis.) produces MRLIGLTGNIASGKSKISEYLKSKGFKIIDADSLGKTVLNIDSIKNKIIRTFGKNILNDDGSINRRELGRIVFSSKENLKKLNRITLPILTKLVKRKIYEFKKKKVKYAVLDAAILIEAGWHKFVDEVWVVYTDSETQLERLIKRENYSVEEAKSRIEAQLNIEEKLKYADKVVNNSYDWENTKKQIDTILEDLFRNETQFFKD; encoded by the coding sequence ATGAGATTAATTGGACTTACAGGTAATATTGCCTCTGGTAAATCTAAAATAAGTGAATATTTAAAATCAAAGGGTTTTAAAATAATAGATGCTGATTCATTAGGTAAAACTGTTTTAAATATAGATAGTATAAAAAATAAAATAATAAGAACATTTGGTAAAAACATATTAAATGATGATGGTTCTATAAATAGAAGAGAGCTTGGAAGAATTGTTTTTTCTTCAAAAGAAAATCTTAAAAAATTAAATAGAATTACACTTCCTATATTAACAAAGTTGGTCAAAAGGAAAATATATGAATTTAAAAAGAAAAAAGTCAAATATGCTGTTCTTGATGCTGCAATTTTAATTGAAGCTGGTTGGCATAAATTTGTTGATGAAGTATGGGTCGTTTATACTGATTCTGAAACACAACTTGAAAGATTGATTAAAAGAGAAAATTATAGTGTTGAAGAAGCAAAAAGTAGAATAGAAGCACAATTAAATATCGAAGAAAAATTAAAATATGCAGATAAAGTAGTTAATAATTCTTATGATTGGGAAAACACAAAAAAACAAATTGATACAATTTTAGAAGATTTATTTAGAAATGAAACTCAGTTTTTCAAAGATTAA
- a CDS encoding PD-(D/E)XK nuclease family protein → MKLSFSKIKTYLECPLKYYFLYELKLQEKPKPYKSFGKSLHLTLSKFHSLPKYPSFDNLKEIYQKNWINEGFRNEEEEKKEFLRGLELLKKYYYKNIFHYDKAYKVEKYINFKINEFEIYGFVDRIDKINDDFELIEYKTGKYSIDFNSIGLIDESEILQMSIYYFAFEREFNKPPKFLSIYYLTLDFDYKKRIYLKEENLNKSLDLILNVGKKIKSGDFFKKENNFCKFCDFKKECSEWKK, encoded by the coding sequence ATGAAACTCAGTTTTTCAAAGATTAAAACCTATCTTGAATGTCCTTTAAAATACTACTTTTTATATGAATTAAAACTTCAAGAAAAACCGAAACCTTATAAATCTTTTGGGAAGTCACTTCATCTTACACTTTCAAAGTTTCATTCACTTCCAAAATATCCTTCCTTTGATAATTTAAAGGAAATCTATCAAAAAAATTGGATTAATGAAGGATTTAGAAATGAAGAAGAAGAAAAAAAAGAATTTCTAAGAGGCCTTGAATTACTTAAAAAATATTATTATAAAAATATTTTTCATTATGATAAAGCATACAAAGTTGAAAAATATATAAATTTTAAAATTAATGAATTTGAAATATATGGTTTTGTCGATAGAATTGATAAGATAAATGATGATTTTGAATTAATTGAATATAAGACAGGAAAATACAGTATCGATTTTAATTCTATTGGACTTATTGATGAAAGCGAAATACTTCAAATGTCAATTTATTATTTTGCATTTGAAAGAGAATTTAATAAACCTCCTAAATTTTTATCAATTTATTATTTAACTCTTGATTTTGATTATAAAAAGAGAATTTATTTAAAAGAAGAAAACTTAAATAAATCATTAGATTTAATACTAAATGTAGGAAAAAAAATCAAAAGTGGAGATTTTTTTAAAAAAGAAAATAATTTTTGTAAATTTTGCGATTTTAAAAAGGAGTGTTCGGAATGGAAAAAATAA
- the gltX gene encoding glutamate--tRNA ligase has product MEKIRVRFAPSPTGLLHIGSVRTAFINYLFAKKENGTYILRIEDTDVERSKKESVEAILSGLKWLKINWDEGPYFQSERLEIYKNYLGVLLNKGYAYPCFCKKEEIEKEKENAIKNGKIYKYSGKCKNLDKKEVYRKLSLNEEHVYRFNVTKGKVIFNDLIKERVEFDNEILDDFIIVRSDGMPVYNFSCVVDDIEMKITHVIRGEDHLSNTHKQILLYDAFGVKHPKFGHLPLILGKDREKLSKRHGSVSIEEFMKEGYLPEAILNYIFLIGFSLRETKEIFNIDEMINIFSIEKISKNSPVFDHDKLKWINSYYIRNLDDETILTLSDKFLPPQLKLKGVHFLKKLFKEIKGNIKVLNIENLTEYFYKEPLYDKDIISDLKKSKIFIDFLKILYKRIIEIEKFDSINIEKEIKMILIELNITLKEIAQPLRYILTGRFASPGLFILMELLGKEIVLKRIENLIC; this is encoded by the coding sequence ATGGAAAAAATAAGAGTTAGATTTGCTCCATCCCCAACGGGATTGTTACATATTGGAAGCGTAAGAACAGCTTTTATAAATTATCTATTTGCAAAAAAGGAAAACGGTACATATATTTTAAGAATAGAAGATACAGATGTTGAAAGGTCAAAAAAAGAATCTGTTGAAGCAATTTTAAGTGGTTTAAAATGGCTTAAGATAAATTGGGATGAGGGTCCATATTTTCAAAGCGAAAGATTAGAGATTTACAAAAATTATCTAGGAGTTCTTCTTAATAAGGGATACGCTTATCCTTGTTTCTGTAAAAAAGAAGAAATAGAAAAAGAGAAAGAAAATGCGATAAAAAATGGCAAAATATATAAGTATAGTGGAAAATGTAAAAATTTAGATAAAAAAGAAGTTTATAGAAAGTTAAGTTTAAATGAAGAACATGTTTATAGATTTAATGTAACAAAAGGCAAAGTTATATTTAATGATTTAATAAAAGAAAGAGTTGAGTTTGATAATGAGATATTAGATGATTTTATAATTGTAAGAAGCGATGGAATGCCAGTATATAATTTTTCATGTGTTGTAGATGATATTGAGATGAAGATTACTCATGTTATTAGAGGTGAGGATCATCTTTCTAATACACATAAGCAAATACTTTTATATGATGCATTTGGAGTAAAACATCCAAAATTTGGACATCTCCCATTAATACTTGGAAAAGATAGAGAAAAATTGTCAAAAAGACATGGTTCTGTCTCAATTGAAGAGTTTATGAAGGAAGGCTACCTTCCTGAAGCTATATTAAACTATATTTTTTTAATCGGATTTTCATTAAGAGAAACAAAAGAAATATTTAATATTGATGAAATGATTAATATTTTCTCAATTGAGAAGATATCAAAAAATTCACCAGTTTTTGATCATGATAAGTTAAAATGGATAAATTCATATTATATTAGAAATTTAGATGATGAAACAATTCTAACATTATCAGATAAATTTTTACCACCTCAATTGAAATTAAAAGGAGTTCATTTTTTAAAAAAATTATTCAAAGAAATAAAAGGAAATATAAAAGTTTTAAATATAGAAAACCTTACAGAATATTTTTATAAAGAGCCTCTATATGACAAAGATATAATAAGTGATTTAAAGAAAAGTAAAATTTTTATAGATTTTTTAAAGATTTTATATAAAAGAATCATAGAAATAGAAAAATTTGATAGTATTAATATTGAAAAAGAAATAAAAATGATTTTAATTGAATTAAATATAACATTAAAAGAAATTGCACAACCTTTAAGGTATATATTAACAGGAAGATTTGCCTCACCAGGTTTATTTATATTAATGGAACTTTTAGGAAAAGAAATTGTTTTAAAAAGAATAGAAAATCTTATATGTTAA
- a CDS encoding UvrB/UvrC motif-containing protein: MYCDICKKREASIFITEIINGEKKSLHLCFECATNIGIKGILKELNIPYDENIIKKFLSLMPGFIEEKEKEKICNTCGTKFDEFKKSGFLGCNECYEIFKDELRPIILNLHGSMKHTGKRKGEKFTPKTTIDEKIKNLKRELEYAIEEERYEDAAKIRDKIKELLNNVKNNS, encoded by the coding sequence ATGTATTGTGATATATGTAAAAAAAGAGAAGCATCTATTTTTATTACAGAGATTATAAATGGAGAAAAAAAATCACTTCATTTATGTTTTGAGTGTGCAACTAATATTGGAATAAAAGGCATACTCAAGGAACTCAATATTCCTTATGATGAAAATATAATAAAGAAATTTTTAAGTTTAATGCCTGGATTTATTGAAGAAAAAGAAAAAGAGAAAATATGCAATACTTGTGGAACAAAATTTGATGAATTTAAAAAGAGTGGTTTCTTGGGATGTAATGAATGCTATGAAATATTTAAAGATGAGTTAAGACCAATAATTTTAAATCTTCATGGTAGCATGAAGCATACAGGAAAAAGAAAAGGAGAAAAATTCACTCCAAAAACTACAATTGATGAGAAAATCAAAAATTTAAAGAGAGAACTTGAGTATGCAATAGAAGAAGAAAGATATGAGGATGCGGCTAAAATAAGAGACAAAATAAAAGAGCTTTTAAATAATGTTAAAAACAATTCTTAA
- a CDS encoding ATP--guanido phosphotransferase, which yields MLKTILKNLPNWIKTYGINGDVTISSRIRIARNIEGFKFPFKCSVAEKNKIVEKLKYKIENSSFYKKYNLFGLNIIDLKDVERLALVEMHIVSPLFIENPYGKYLYLSEDGSISIMINEEDHIRLQIIKEGFSLDEIIINAFEIIDEIEDKIELSYSNTLGFITSCPTNLGTGLRASLLMHLPILTLIGKMNEIIENSTKFSITIRGTFGEGSEIISSLFQISNTTTLGKSEENIIDSVKKIGIEILKIERNERDKYFINKKNFLLDEIRKAKSKLKYSYKISYKEASEILSILRLGSILKVIDIPIELLNELLMKIRSNIMKVEFDTPLESFIDNLRAEYLKNILMGYI from the coding sequence ATGTTAAAAACAATTCTTAAAAATTTACCTAATTGGATTAAAACTTATGGTATAAATGGAGATGTAACTATTAGCAGTAGAATCAGAATAGCTAGAAATATAGAAGGATTTAAATTTCCTTTTAAATGTTCAGTTGCTGAAAAAAATAAAATTGTTGAAAAATTAAAATATAAAATTGAAAATTCAAGTTTTTATAAAAAATATAATTTATTTGGACTAAATATAATTGATTTGAAGGATGTTGAGAGATTAGCTCTTGTTGAAATGCACATAGTTTCGCCATTATTCATTGAAAATCCTTATGGAAAGTACCTTTATTTGAGTGAAGACGGTTCTATTAGTATAATGATTAATGAAGAGGATCATATTAGATTACAAATAATAAAAGAGGGTTTTTCTCTTGATGAAATTATTATAAATGCATTTGAAATAATCGATGAAATTGAAGATAAAATTGAATTATCTTATTCAAACACACTGGGTTTCATTACTTCTTGTCCAACAAATTTAGGCACAGGTTTAAGAGCATCTTTACTTATGCATCTACCAATATTAACTTTAATTGGTAAAATGAATGAAATAATAGAAAATTCGACTAAATTTTCAATTACGATTAGAGGAACATTCGGTGAAGGTAGTGAAATTATTTCATCGCTTTTTCAAATTTCAAATACAACTACACTTGGGAAAAGCGAAGAAAATATTATTGATAGTGTTAAAAAGATAGGAATAGAAATTCTTAAAATTGAAAGAAATGAAAGAGACAAATATTTTATTAATAAAAAAAATTTTTTATTAGATGAAATAAGAAAAGCAAAAAGTAAATTAAAATACTCATATAAAATTTCATATAAAGAAGCAAGTGAAATTCTATCGATTTTGAGATTAGGTTCTATATTAAAAGTTATTGATATACCAATTGAATTATTAAATGAACTTTTGATGAAAATTAGGTCTAATATTATGAAAGTTGAGTTCGATACACCTTTGGAAAGTTTCATTGATAATTTAAGAGCAGAATATTTAAAGAATATATTAATGGGTTATATATGA